In Humulus lupulus chromosome 6, drHumLupu1.1, whole genome shotgun sequence, a single genomic region encodes these proteins:
- the LOC133781585 gene encoding putative callose synthase 8, which translates to MKAYLLLTVASGIMQIKPLIGPTKQIMKIGVKSYDWHELFPKVQNNAGAIIAVWAPIVVVYFMDTQIWYSVQYLVDFMVFCNTLVR; encoded by the exons ATGAAAGCATACTTACTGTTAACTGTGGCCAGTGGAATAATGCAGATAAAGCCTCTCATAGGACCAACAAAGCAGATCATGAAAATTGGTGTGAAAAGTTATGACTGGCATGAGCTTTTCCCAAAAG TACAGAATAACGCTGGTGCAATAATTGCAGTATGGGCTCCTATAGTAGTT GTATATTTCATGGACACACAGATATGGTATTCTGTACAATATTTGGTGGACTTTATGGTATTTTGCAACACCTTGGTGAGGTAA
- the LOC133784641 gene encoding uncharacterized protein LOC133784641, translating to MGVLAEMWVKMRDKVESGNFQTDSSLHDPRYESLLQQFLPSQQQGSTSNQSPGTSSMPQQPQQNSPNISGGSSQSPLFNYMFGLSSQFPQTQPMGSQFGGLPQQQQQQHMYGQFGPFMQQQPVYPHYGGSTQQPVYNQQYYTSPNQQQQQSPLIRPQPRPYYPSLPAPQSHEGLSRSTNIEDFLNEHFDEDNNN from the coding sequence ATGGGAGTTTTGGCTGAGATGTGGGTTAAGATGCGTGATAAAGTCGAGTCAGGAAATTTTCAGACTGATTCTTCTCTCCATGACCCACGCTATGAAAGTTTATTGCAGCAGTTCTTACCTTCTCAACAACAAGGTAGTACGTCTAATCAAAGCCCGGGGACGTCGTCGATGCCACAGCAACCACAACAAAATTCTCCAAACATATCTGGTGGTTCCTCTCAATCGccactttttaattatatgtttggacttTCTTCCCAGTTTCCTCAGACACAACCTATGGGAAGTCAGTTTGGAGGAttaccgcagcagcagcaacaacaacatatGTATGGTCAATTTGGGCCGTTCATGCAGCAGCAGCCGGTATATCCTCATTATGGAGGATCGACACAGCAGCCCGTTTATAATCAGCAGTACTACACTTCTCCGAATCAACAACAACAGCAGTCTCCTTTGATTCGTCCACAGCCTCGACCATATTATCCTTCGCTGCCAGCACCACAGTCTCATGAAGGTCTGAGTCGAAGCACGAATATTGAAGATTTTTTAAATGAACATTTTGATGAAgacaataataattag
- the LOC133784640 gene encoding receptor-like protein EIX2, translated as MTMIRVFVLLFVVATCHVWSTSSSVDGQCIEKEREALVGFKQGLVDEYNVLSSWASTGGDCCTWRGIRCDNSTHHIIALDLPAQYNEQILSGQISSSLAELQHLSYLDLSSNNFTNIPEFIGSLSRLTYLDLSDNLFAGIIPSQLGNLTRLKYLNLYNNNFTNIPEFIGSLSRLTYLDLSYNLFVGIIPSQLGNLTRLKYLNLYNAPGYGQLIGNSIEWLSHLNSLQYFALGNTDFTRATNWFQSFKTASSLSLLALSNCVLPQVDISSLSHSNSSSNSLTDLFIVKSSVHPTTVPWMLNISTSLVNLSLSDSHIKGTLPNSFENMRYLKKIALSANEFEGGIPKSLGNLCSLKFLRLEINKFNTTLDDVFKSLNGCARNSLYIMDLSKNNLRGSFPDDSNTFPTRLQYLSIFHNQLEGPILTNLSVLSDLRVLLANNNRFNGTIPESIGELQYLEDLDFSDNYFSGLVSEVHFRKLSNLKELYLSRNMLTVKFDPAWVPPFDLLSVKLMSCKLGPQFPRWLRNQTNISILDISRTEIDDVIPDWFSNHASKLMVLKLQDNQIHGSIPHYLSSVRVLHLSDNHFVTIKDFVCQGVSDKTEHLDVSNNLLFGSIPDCWGNLKSLEFLILNDNNLSGEIPSSMGFLNKIQYLSLRHNNLSGALPSSMKNCANLQFLDLEENSLEGEIPTWMGEGLRNLIILGLKSNKFYGSIPSNLCHIRSIQILDLSMNDLSGDIPSCINNFTHMMDNSTQKRVFTHWVVIERRSGTMVYEITAGKITVVKIMWKGKEYEFRFLELLKLIDLSSNKLSGQIPEELTNLVELVQLNLSRNHLYGPIPREIGKMSNLEALDFSNNNLSGTIPTSFEKLSFLANLDLSNNKFSGRIPTSTQLQSFNASSFIGNIGLCGNPLTNSCSESNSHHSTNIGDSVLRDGKEWFDMSWLKMGFGAGVGVGFAGVTGYFLFNISWKLAFIQFLNKVKLVLHG; from the coding sequence ATGACGATGATCAGAGTTTTCGTTCTTTTGTTTGTCGTAGCCACGTGTCATGTATGGAGTACGAGCAGCAGTGTTGATGGACAATGCATAGAGAAGGAGAGAGAAGCCCTTGTAGGCTTTAAGCAAGGCCTTGTCGACGAATACAACGTTCTATCATCCTGGGCAAGCACCGGCGGAGATTGTTGCACTTGGAGAGGAATCAGGTGTGATAACTCAACTCATCATATTATTGCTCTTGATCTTCCTGCTCAATATAATGAACAAATATTGAGTGGTCAAATCAGTTCTTCATTGGCTGAGTTACAACATTTGAGCTACTTGGATCTTAGTAGCAATAATTTCACTAACATTCCCGAGTTCATTGGCTCTTTGTCTAGACTCACATATCTCGACCTTTCAGATAATCTCTTTGCTGGAATCATTCCTTCCCAACTTGGGAATCTGACGAGGTTAAAGTACCTCAATCTTTATAACAATAATTTTACTAACATTCCCGAGTTCATTGGCTCTTTGTCTAGACTCACATATCTCGACCTTTCATATAATCTCTTTGTTGGAATCATTCCTTCCCAACTTGGGAATCTGACGAGGTTAAAGTACCTCAATCTTTACAATGCCCCTGGCTATGGTCAGTTGATTGGTAATAGTATTGAATGGCTTTCTCATCTCAACTCTCTTCAATACTTTGCACTTGGAAATACTGATTTTACCAGAGCCACAAATTGGTTTCAATCATTTAAAACAGCCTCCTCCCTATCACTTTTGGCATTGTCTAATTGTGTATTACCACAAGTAGATATCTCATCTCTTTCGCATTCCAATTCATCCTCTAATTCTCTCACAGATCTTTTCATTGTGAAGAGTTCCGTACACCCCACAACAGTTCCTTGGATGCTCAATATCAGCACCAGTCTCGTTAATCTTTCACTATCTGATAGTCACATTAAAGGAACTCTTCcaaattcttttgaaaacatgAGATATCTCAAGAAAATTGCTTTGTCGGCCAATGAATTCGAAGGTGGAATACCAAAATCGTTGGGGAATCTCTGCAGTCTTAAATTTCTAAGGTTGGAAATCAACAAGTTCAACACAACACTCGATGATGTTTTTAAAAGCCTCAACGGCTGTGCTAGAAACTCATTGTATATTATGGATCTGAGTAAGAACAACCTGAGAGGTTCTTTTCCTGATGATTCAAATACATTTCCGACCCGTCTACAATATTTAAGCATCTTTCACAACCAACTTGAAGGACCCATACTGACCAATCTTTCAGTGTTGTCAGACCTTAGAGTATTGCTTGCCAATAATAACAGGTTCAATGGCACTATACCTGAAAGTATTGGTGAGCTCCAATATCTCGAGGATTTAGATTTCTCTGATAACTATTTCTCTGGCCTTGTCTCAGAAGTTCACTTCCGTAAACTTTCCAATCTAAAGGAACTATACTTATCTCGGAACATGTTAACAGTGAAATTCGATCCCGCTTGGGTTCCACCCTTCGACCTACTCTCCGTTAAGTTGATGTCCTGCAAGTTAGGTCCTCAGTTTCCCAGATGGCTTCGAAACCAAACAAATATTTCTATTCTTGATATTTCACGCACCGAAATTGATGATGTTATTCCTGATTGGTTTTCCAACCATGCTTCCAAACTGATGGTTCTAAAACTACAGGATAATCAAATTCATGGCTCAATCCCACACTATCTGTCTAGTGTGCGCGTGTTACATCTCTCTGATAATCACTTTGTTACTATCAAAGATTTTGTTTGTCAAGGAGTGTCCGACAAAACAGAACATCTTGATGTTTCTAATAACTTGTTATTCGGAAGCATCCCTGATTGTTGGGGGAACTTGAAGTCTTTGGAGTTTCTCATCTTAAACGACAACAATTTGTCTGGAGAGATCCCAAGCTCAATGGGCTTTTTGAATAAAATTCAGTATTTAAGTCTGAGGCACAACAACTTATCGGGAGCTTTACCTTCGTCAATGAAGAATTGTGCAAATCTTCAGTTTCTTGATTTGGAGGAGAATTCGTTGGAAGGAGAAATACCAACATGGATGGGGGAAGGACTTAGAAATTTGATCATCCTTGGccttaaatcaaataaattttaTGGAAGTATACCATCAAATTTATGCCACATTCGTTCCATTCAAATTTTAGACCTTTCAATGAATGATCTCTCTGGAGATATTCCTTCGTGcataaacaattttactcataTGATGGATAATAGTACTCAAAAGAGGGTGTTTACCCATTGGGTTGTTATCGAGAGGAGGTCTGGTACAATGGTCTATGAAATAACTGCAGGAAAAATAACTGTAGTAAAAATTATGTGGAAAGGAAAAGAATACGAGTTTCGGTTTTTGGAGTTATTGAAACTCATCGATCTGTCAAGCAATAAACTATCTGGTCAAATACCTGAAGAACTAACAAATCTGGTTGAATTGGTTCAACTAAACTTATCAAGGAACCATTTATATGGACCAATTCCAAGGGAGATTGGTAAGATGAGCAACCTAGAAGCACTGGATTTCTCCAACAACAATCTTTCAGGTACAATTCCCACAAGCTTCGAGAAGCTATCGTTTTTGGCAAACCTGGATTTGTCAAATAACAAATTCTCAGGAAGAATCCCTACGAGCACTCAACTGCAAAGCTTTAATGCTTCTTCATTCATCGGAAacattggactttgtggtaatcCTCTAACAAACTCATGCTCCGAAAGTAACTCACATCATTCAACTAACATTGGTGACAGTGTTCTTAGAGATGGTAAAGAATGGTTTGACATGTCATGGCTTAAAATGGGATTTGGAGCTGGAGTTGGAGTTGGGTTTGCTGGAGTTACTGGTTATTTTTTGTTCAATATTTCTTGGAAACTAGCCTTTATCCAATTCTTAAATAAAGTGAAATTGGTTCTACATGGATGA